In Lepus europaeus isolate LE1 chromosome 9, mLepTim1.pri, whole genome shotgun sequence, the following are encoded in one genomic region:
- the GLT8D1 gene encoding glycosyltransferase 8 domain-containing protein 1: MTIRKVNVVILVLAIVLFLLVLHHNFLSLNSLLRNEVSDSGILGLQPIDFVPNAPRSDGDERQEIPVVIAASEDRLGGAIAAINSIQQNTRSNVIFYIVTLNNTADHLRSWLNSGSLKNIRYKIVNFDTALLEGKVKEDPGQGESMKPLTFARFYLPILVPSAKKAIYMDDDVIVQGDILALYNTPLKPGHAAAFSEDCDSTSAKVVIRGAGNQYNYIGYLDYKKERIRKLSMKASTCSFNPGVFVANMTEWKRQNITSQLEKWMRLNAEEGLYSRTLAGSITTPPLLIVFYQQHSTIDPMWNVRHLGSSAGKRYSPQFIKAAKLLHWNGHFKPWGRTASYTDVWEKWYVPDPTGKFSLIRRHMEISNIK, from the exons ATGACAATCCGTAAAG TCAACGTCGTCATCTTGGTCCTGGCTATTGTCCTCTTCTTACTGGTGCTGCACCATAACTTCCTCAGCCTGAACAGTTTGCTAAGGAATGAGGTTTCAG ATTCAGGGATTCTGGGCCTTCAACCCATAGACTTTGTTCCAAATGCTCCCCGAAGTGATGGAGACGAGAGACAAGAGATTCCTGTGGTCATTGCTGCATCTGAAGACAGGCTTGGaggggccattgcagccataaaCAGCATTCAGCAGAACACTCGCTCCAATGTGATTTTCTACATTGTTACGCTCAATAACACTGCAGACCATCTTCG GTCCTGGCTCAACAGTGGTTCCTTGAAAAACATCAGGTACAAAATTGTGAATTTCGACACTGCACTCTTGGAAGGGAAAGTAAAGGAGGATCCTGGCCAGGGGGAATCCATGAAACCC ttAACCTTTGCAAGGTTCTACTTGCCAATTTTGGTTCCCAGTGCAAAGAAGGCCATTTATATGGATGATGATGTAATTGTGCAAG GTGATATTCTTGCCCTTTACAATACACCACTGAAGCCAGGGCATGCAGCTGCATTTTCAGAAGACTGTGATTCAACATCTGCTAAAGTTGTCATCCGAGGAGCAGGGAATCAG TACAACTACATTGGCTATCTTGactataaaaaggaaagaattcgTAAGTTATCCATGAAAGCCAGCACCTGCTCATTTAATCCTGGAGTTTTTGTTGCAAACATGACAGAATGGAAGCGACAAAACATAACTAGCCAGCTGGAGAAATGGATGAGACTCAATGCAGA AGAGGGACTGTACAGCAGAACACTGGCTGGCAGCATCACGACACCGCCTCTGCTCATCGTGTTTTACCAACAGCACTCCACTATCGACCCTATGTGGAATGTCCGCCACCTTG GTTCCAGTGCTGGAAAACGATATTCACCCCAGTTTATAAAGGCTGCCAAGTTACTCCACTGGAATGGACACTTTAAGCCATGGGGAAGAACCGCTTCGTACACTGACGTTTGGGAAAAATGGTATGTTCCAGATCCAACAGGCAAGTTCAGCTTAATCCGAAGACATATGGAGATCTcaaacataaagtaa
- the SPCS1 gene encoding signal peptidase complex subunit 1, which yields MARGGAAGCAGPPETSASGAAAIALPGSAGAAGYARRPALVPQWWLPSLCRPPSGADMLEHLSSLPTQMDYKGQKLAEQMFQGIILFSAIVGFIYGYVAEQFGWTVYIVMAGFAFSCLLTLPPWPIYRRHPLKWLPVQDSCTEDKKPGDRKIKRHAKNN from the exons atggcgcggggcggggccgcgggctgTGCCGGCCCGCCGGAGACATCCGCTTCCGGGGCCGCGGCCATCGCGCTCCCCGGGTCGGCAGGCGCTGCGGGCTATGCGCGGCGTCCTGCCCTGGTCCCTCAGTGGTGGCTGCCCTCGCTCTGCCGTCCGCCTTCTGGAGCAGACATGCTGGAACATCTGAGCTCGCTGCCCACGCAGATG GATTACAAGGGCCAGAAGCTGGCTGAACAGATGTTTCAAGGAATTATTCTGTTTTCTGCA ATAGTTGGATTTATCTACGGGTACGTGGCTGAACAGTTCGGGTGGACTGTGTACATAGTAATGGCTGGATTTGCTTTTTCGTGTTTG CTGACACTTCCTCCGTGGCCAATCTATCGCCGGCATCCACTCAAGTGGTTACCTGTTCAAGACTCATGCACAGAAGACAAGAAACCAGGAGATAGAAAAATTAAGAGGCATGCTAAAAATAATTGA